A window of Aeromicrobium sp. Root236 contains these coding sequences:
- a CDS encoding MFS transporter translates to MPLTSRVPAWLRVAAALFAVGWGANQFAAMLLVYREHDGASSEAVTALFGAYALGLVPALLIVAPISDRIGRRRVMRPVLVLSFIGTVILLVGGGHLGVLLLGRLVAGIASGAAFAPGSAWVKELSADRPPGTGARRAALALSAGFGSGPLVAGLLGQWLPGPTVLPYVPHLVLMAGVIVLAWHAPEPFVPRSADETHRRSEVWQAMRSRPFVLGITLTAPWVFGAAATSFATIPTFVDIGVAPVAVTGALTGLTLWTGVAVQPVGKRLHDPRLIIGSGLVAAAAGLLVGLLLASSDATWLVVPAAMLLGTAYGLILVGGLTAVQSLAHPDDLGTLNAVFYSLTYVGFAAPLLSTLALNAISPEQLMLGGVLMLAITLPLVVLSRARTPVSVPGQQRR, encoded by the coding sequence GTGCCCTTGACGTCCCGTGTCCCTGCGTGGCTGCGGGTGGCGGCGGCGCTGTTTGCCGTGGGTTGGGGCGCCAACCAGTTCGCCGCGATGCTGCTGGTCTATCGCGAGCACGACGGCGCCTCCAGCGAGGCCGTGACCGCGCTGTTCGGGGCGTACGCGCTGGGGCTCGTCCCGGCGCTCCTGATCGTCGCGCCGATCTCCGACCGGATCGGTCGCCGCCGCGTCATGCGTCCCGTGCTCGTCCTGTCGTTCATCGGCACGGTCATCCTGCTGGTCGGCGGAGGACACCTCGGGGTGCTGCTCCTCGGCCGTCTCGTGGCGGGCATCGCGTCGGGGGCGGCATTCGCGCCGGGCAGCGCCTGGGTCAAGGAGCTGTCGGCTGACCGGCCGCCCGGCACGGGAGCCCGGCGCGCCGCCCTCGCGCTGTCGGCCGGCTTCGGCTCCGGACCGCTCGTCGCCGGCCTCCTCGGGCAGTGGCTGCCCGGCCCGACGGTGCTGCCGTACGTCCCTCACCTCGTGCTGATGGCCGGCGTCATCGTGCTCGCTTGGCACGCTCCCGAGCCGTTCGTGCCCAGGTCCGCGGACGAGACCCACCGCAGGTCGGAGGTCTGGCAGGCGATGCGCTCGCGTCCGTTCGTGCTCGGCATCACCCTCACGGCACCGTGGGTCTTCGGCGCCGCCGCCACGAGCTTCGCCACGATCCCGACCTTCGTCGACATCGGCGTGGCCCCCGTCGCCGTCACCGGTGCGCTGACCGGGCTCACGCTGTGGACCGGGGTTGCGGTGCAGCCGGTGGGCAAGCGGCTCCACGATCCACGCCTGATCATCGGCTCGGGTCTCGTTGCCGCCGCCGCGGGCCTGCTCGTCGGGCTGCTGCTGGCGTCGTCGGACGCCACGTGGCTCGTGGTGCCGGCGGCGATGCTGCTCGGCACCGCGTACGGGCTGATCCTGGTCGGCGGGCTGACGGCGGTCCAGAGCCTGGCCCACCCTGACGACCTCGGCACGCTCAACGCCGTGTTCTACAGCCTCACGTACGTCGGGTTCGCCGCACCCTTGCTCAGCACGTTGGCGCTCAACGCGATCTCACCCGAGCAGCTCATGCTCGGCGGGGTGCTGATGCTCGCGATCACCCTGCCGCTGGTGGTGCTGTCCCGGGCCAGGACGCCGGTCAGCGTCCCGGGCCAGCAGCGCCGATGA
- a CDS encoding SRPBCC domain-containing protein, which translates to MEYASIDREIHIDAPPEVVFEVISTPEHVREWWSVSTDFEPAPGSTSELVWADGENPRAHVEQLSVVVADPPRVFSFRWTHPAGESAVGGNSNLVTFELEPAGAGTLLRFSETGFRERGWEAAAIEERYLSHSEGWDRFVPIIKTYAEGLEAA; encoded by the coding sequence ATGGAGTACGCCAGCATCGACCGCGAGATCCACATCGACGCACCGCCGGAGGTGGTGTTCGAGGTGATCAGCACGCCCGAGCACGTACGGGAATGGTGGAGCGTGTCGACGGACTTCGAGCCGGCGCCGGGATCGACGAGCGAGCTGGTGTGGGCCGACGGGGAGAACCCTCGGGCGCATGTCGAGCAGCTGAGCGTCGTCGTCGCCGATCCGCCGCGGGTGTTCAGCTTCCGCTGGACGCATCCGGCGGGGGAGAGCGCCGTCGGAGGCAACTCCAACCTCGTGACGTTCGAGCTGGAGCCGGCCGGCGCCGGAACGCTGCTCAGGTTCAGCGAGACCGGGTTCCGGGAGCGTGGCTGGGAGGCCGCGGCGATCGAGGAGCGCTACCTGTCGCACAGCGAGGGCTGGGACCGCTTCGTGCCGATCATCAAGACGTACGCCGAAGGGCTGGAGGCGGCATGA
- a CDS encoding N-acetyltransferase — protein sequence MTTTVQAVTRKQIDAEIRSALSAIYLAAYGDPSLPESQLDADNFVSSTIPRHSRRAGFRLMLATTDGTASGYAYGFTGKRGQFWSDWLSGAAPADIVEAWVGDHFELVDIVVDPAHRGQGIAGLLHDHLVEGLPQQKALLATTPDDGAAARLYGGRGWQVLVPGIDGDKALYGLDLAARTA from the coding sequence ATGACGACGACCGTGCAGGCCGTGACGCGCAAGCAGATCGACGCCGAGATCCGCAGTGCCCTTTCCGCGATCTACCTCGCCGCCTACGGCGATCCGAGCCTCCCCGAGAGCCAGCTCGACGCCGACAACTTCGTCAGCTCGACGATCCCCCGGCACTCGCGGCGCGCGGGCTTCCGCCTCATGCTCGCGACGACGGACGGCACGGCCTCCGGCTACGCCTACGGGTTCACCGGCAAGCGTGGTCAGTTCTGGAGCGACTGGCTCTCCGGTGCCGCCCCGGCCGACATCGTCGAGGCCTGGGTCGGCGACCACTTCGAGCTCGTCGACATCGTGGTCGACCCAGCGCACCGAGGTCAGGGCATTGCGGGCCTCCTGCACGACCACCTCGTCGAGGGACTGCCGCAGCAGAAGGCTCTCCTCGCCACCACTCCTGACGACGGCGCAGCAGCACGGCTCTACGGTGGCCGCGGGTGGCAGGTCCTCGTCCCCGGGATCGACGGTGACAAGGCGCTCTACGGCCTCGACCTCGCGGCCCGCACGGCCTGA
- a CDS encoding VOC family protein: protein MVSYGTPFSGFSVADIPAAKAFYSDVVGLDVEESDGMLHLDLGDGHRVLVYPKGEAHSPASFTVLNLPVDDVSAAVRELAGRRVTFERYDGMPQDDDGVMKGNGPDIAWFTDPSGNVVSVIGAAGPGR from the coding sequence ATGGTCAGTTACGGCACCCCGTTCAGCGGCTTCTCCGTCGCGGACATCCCGGCAGCCAAGGCGTTCTACAGCGACGTCGTCGGCCTCGACGTCGAGGAGTCCGATGGCATGCTCCATCTCGACCTGGGCGACGGTCACCGGGTCTTGGTCTATCCCAAGGGCGAGGCGCACTCGCCGGCGTCGTTCACGGTGCTCAACCTGCCGGTCGACGACGTCTCGGCCGCCGTGCGCGAGCTGGCGGGCCGACGCGTGACGTTCGAGCGCTACGACGGCATGCCGCAGGACGACGACGGCGTCATGAAGGGCAACGGCCCCGACATCGCGTGGTTCACCGATCCTTCGGGCAACGTCGTGTCGGTCATCGGCGCTGCTGGCCCGGGACGCTGA
- a CDS encoding DNA-3-methyladenine glycosylase: MVAASQVSLSRELRLDSAVNVRQTLGLLRRGKGDPTTQRDGARLWRTSRMETGPVTYVLQQPEPSLVRAEAWGPGAAELLDGLRGLVGAEDDPSGFRPQHPVLADAFRRHAGLRVPRTGRVLEALIAAVIEQKVVGLDAFAAWRRLNLRFGEPAPGPAPSGMRVFPTAEEWAAIPSWDWHRAGVDPQRARTAQACARVGRQVDRLATTHRDDHGAVYRGLRSIPGVGVWTAAEVGSRALGDADAVPFGDYHVAKDVGSALLGHTIDDAELAEVLEPWRPHRFRVVQLIRLSPFATRERRGPRMPRVDHRHI, encoded by the coding sequence ATGGTCGCGGCGTCCCAGGTCTCCCTCAGCCGCGAGCTGCGGCTCGACTCCGCCGTCAACGTGCGACAGACCCTGGGCCTGCTCCGCCGGGGCAAGGGCGACCCGACGACGCAGCGCGACGGAGCACGTCTGTGGCGCACGAGCCGCATGGAGACCGGACCCGTCACCTACGTGCTGCAGCAGCCGGAGCCCTCGCTCGTACGCGCTGAGGCCTGGGGGCCCGGTGCTGCGGAGCTGCTCGACGGGCTGCGAGGTCTGGTCGGTGCCGAGGACGACCCGTCGGGATTCCGGCCCCAGCACCCCGTCCTGGCCGATGCGTTCCGCCGCCATGCCGGGCTCCGCGTGCCACGCACAGGCCGCGTCCTCGAGGCGCTGATCGCCGCGGTGATCGAGCAGAAGGTCGTCGGCCTCGACGCGTTCGCCGCCTGGCGCCGGCTCAACCTGCGATTCGGCGAGCCGGCGCCCGGTCCCGCACCGTCCGGCATGCGCGTCTTCCCCACCGCCGAGGAATGGGCTGCCATCCCCTCGTGGGACTGGCACCGTGCCGGCGTCGACCCCCAGCGCGCACGCACGGCCCAGGCGTGCGCCCGGGTGGGCCGGCAGGTCGATCGGCTCGCCACGACGCACCGTGACGACCATGGCGCCGTCTACCGGGGCTTGCGCAGCATCCCGGGGGTGGGCGTGTGGACCGCTGCTGAAGTGGGCAGCCGCGCTCTGGGCGACGCCGACGCCGTGCCGTTCGGCGACTACCACGTCGCCAAGGACGTCGGCTCCGCGCTGCTCGGCCACACGATCGACGACGCCGAGCTCGCCGAGGTGCTCGAGCCCTGGCGCCCTCACCGGTTCCGGGTCGTGCAGCTCATCCGCCTGAGCCCGTTCGCCACACGCGAGCGGCGCGGGCCGCGCATGCCACGCGTCGACCACCGACACATCTGA
- a CDS encoding DUF1992 domain-containing protein, which translates to MSARDRKRHEYRSRLEAEAAASEGHEDDQDEAEAREKRLANQAQWVELQVQQAMRRGEFDNLPGTGKPIPGLDAPHDPDWWLKRLIERERITGVLPPALALRTEDARMDETLDHETTPEGVRRAIEDFNARIVDARRQLQGGPPVITPLRDANVEIAAWRERRAARVAQQKAVLEQIRRDEAAATPPPWWRRLLAWLRPQRRRLI; encoded by the coding sequence ATGAGCGCCCGCGACCGCAAGAGGCATGAATATCGGTCGCGCCTGGAGGCCGAGGCTGCCGCGTCAGAGGGTCACGAGGACGACCAGGACGAGGCCGAGGCGCGCGAGAAGCGGCTCGCCAACCAGGCTCAGTGGGTCGAGCTCCAGGTCCAGCAGGCGATGCGGCGCGGCGAGTTCGACAACCTGCCCGGCACCGGCAAGCCGATCCCCGGCCTCGACGCACCGCACGACCCCGACTGGTGGCTCAAACGGCTCATCGAGCGCGAGCGCATCACCGGCGTGCTCCCGCCGGCGCTCGCACTGCGCACCGAGGACGCTCGTATGGACGAGACCCTCGATCACGAGACGACGCCTGAGGGCGTGCGCCGGGCCATCGAGGACTTCAACGCCCGCATCGTCGACGCACGCCGCCAGCTGCAAGGCGGTCCACCGGTCATCACGCCCCTGCGTGACGCGAACGTCGAGATCGCGGCGTGGCGGGAGCGTCGCGCCGCGCGGGTGGCGCAGCAGAAGGCCGTCCTCGAGCAGATCCGTCGCGACGAGGCCGCCGCGACTCCCCCGCCGTGGTGGCGCCGGCTCCTCGCCTGGCTTCGGCCCCAACGACGCCGCCTCATCTGA
- a CDS encoding NAD(P)-dependent oxidoreductase produces the protein MTMRVFVAGGAGVLGRRLVPQLVARGHDVTATTTSAAKLGFLDQLGADSVVMDGLDAASVAEAVANAKPDVVVHQMTAIAGKPDIKHMDRWFATTNRLRTEGTDHLLAAAAASGVSHVVAQSYASWNGEQSGGWVKTEEEPLNLMPGTVANPGMKAIQHLEESVLEANGVVLRYGGLYGPGATDDQVELIRKRQFPLVGYGAGHSSWVHLDDAASATVLAIEQKARGVFNIVDDDPAPASEWLPYLAECAGAKRPMSVPVWLARLLAGPVAVLMMTEGRAFSNAKAKRELGWELRYPSWRQGFKEELT, from the coding sequence ATGACGATGCGAGTGTTCGTGGCAGGTGGAGCAGGTGTCCTCGGGAGGCGACTGGTGCCGCAGCTCGTGGCGCGAGGTCACGACGTGACCGCGACGACGACGAGCGCCGCCAAGCTCGGGTTCCTCGACCAGCTCGGTGCGGACAGCGTCGTGATGGACGGACTGGACGCGGCCTCGGTCGCCGAGGCGGTCGCCAACGCCAAGCCCGACGTGGTCGTGCACCAGATGACGGCGATCGCCGGCAAGCCGGACATCAAGCACATGGACCGCTGGTTCGCCACCACCAACCGGCTTCGAACCGAGGGCACCGACCACCTGCTGGCCGCCGCAGCGGCCAGCGGGGTCTCCCACGTCGTCGCGCAGAGCTATGCCAGCTGGAACGGCGAGCAGTCCGGCGGCTGGGTCAAGACCGAGGAGGAGCCGCTCAACCTGATGCCGGGCACCGTGGCGAACCCCGGCATGAAGGCCATCCAGCACCTCGAGGAGTCGGTCCTCGAGGCGAACGGCGTGGTCCTGCGCTACGGCGGGCTGTACGGCCCCGGCGCCACCGACGACCAGGTCGAGCTGATCCGCAAGCGCCAGTTCCCGCTGGTCGGCTACGGCGCCGGCCACAGCTCGTGGGTGCATCTCGACGATGCGGCCAGCGCGACAGTCCTGGCCATCGAGCAGAAGGCCCGAGGGGTGTTCAACATCGTCGATGACGACCCGGCGCCCGCCAGCGAGTGGCTCCCCTACCTGGCCGAGTGCGCCGGCGCGAAGCGACCCATGAGCGTGCCGGTGTGGCTGGCACGCCTGCTCGCCGGCCCCGTCGCCGTGCTGATGATGACGGAGGGGCGCGCGTTCTCCAACGCCAAGGCCAAGCGTGAGCTCGGCTGGGAGCTGCGCTACCCGTCGTGGCGCCAGGGCTTCAAGGAAGAGCTGACATGA
- a CDS encoding SRPBCC domain-containing protein, with translation MVDILHRVGITASQEAVYEALTTTEGLAGWWTRDVRGDGDAGGVLQFRFEGAPEPNGFDMSVLEAKSAERVLWEVVAGPEEWIGTHVSWDLTTEDGYTIIMFAHRGWQEPVDFMYHCSTKWATFLMSLKALLETGTGAPAPEDERVSNWH, from the coding sequence ATGGTGGACATCCTGCATCGAGTGGGAATCACGGCCTCGCAGGAGGCCGTCTACGAAGCGCTGACCACGACCGAAGGGCTGGCCGGCTGGTGGACGAGGGACGTACGCGGCGACGGCGATGCCGGCGGCGTGCTCCAGTTCCGGTTCGAGGGCGCGCCGGAGCCGAACGGCTTCGACATGAGCGTGCTGGAGGCCAAGTCGGCCGAGCGGGTCCTGTGGGAGGTCGTCGCCGGACCGGAGGAGTGGATCGGCACGCACGTCAGCTGGGACCTGACGACCGAGGACGGCTACACGATCATCATGTTCGCGCACCGAGGATGGCAGGAGCCCGTCGACTTCATGTACCACTGCAGCACCAAGTGGGCGACGTTCCTGATGAGCCTGAAGGCGCTGCTGGAGACCGGCACCGGTGCGCCGGCCCCGGAGGACGAGCGCGTCAGCAACTGGCACTGA
- a CDS encoding winged helix-turn-helix domain-containing protein: protein MTTAVDDDLWSAIGDPTRRRMLDLMLRGDGTATSLSEQLPVTRQAVAKHLGVLDRVGLVQATAAGREKRYRIDQAQFTRAVAQLNDVGRTWDARLGRIKQISEAIAKNRNPQE, encoded by the coding sequence ATGACGACTGCCGTGGACGACGACCTGTGGTCGGCGATCGGTGATCCGACGCGGCGACGCATGCTCGACCTGATGCTGCGCGGCGACGGCACGGCCACGTCGCTCAGTGAACAGCTTCCGGTGACCCGGCAGGCAGTGGCGAAGCACCTCGGTGTCCTCGACCGGGTCGGGCTGGTGCAGGCCACCGCAGCGGGCCGCGAGAAGCGCTACCGCATCGACCAGGCCCAGTTCACCCGCGCCGTGGCCCAGCTCAACGACGTCGGGCGTACGTGGGACGCACGCCTCGGCCGGATCAAGCAGATCTCCGAGGCCATCGCCAAGAACCGCAACCCCCAGGAGTGA